Proteins from a genomic interval of Bradyrhizobium sp. CCBAU 53340:
- a CDS encoding transcriptional regulator — translation MSKTDSAPFSYEGLDRVIHEKARLGLLTSLMAHPKGLAFADLKQLCGLTDGNLSRHLAVLQEAGLVEVTKGYEGNRPHTTCRLTKTGRRRFLDYLAVLERLVRDAAKAAGREAPPLGRLGILPT, via the coding sequence ATGTCGAAGACTGACAGCGCGCCTTTCTCCTATGAGGGGCTCGACCGTGTGATCCACGAGAAGGCGAGGCTCGGCCTTCTGACCTCGTTGATGGCTCACCCGAAGGGGCTTGCATTTGCCGATCTGAAACAGCTCTGCGGTCTGACCGACGGTAATCTCAGCCGGCATCTTGCCGTGCTTCAGGAGGCCGGTCTCGTCGAGGTGACGAAGGGCTATGAGGGCAATCGCCCGCACACCACCTGCCGGCTGACCAAGACCGGACGCCGCCGTTTCCTCGACTATCTCGCTGTCCTCGAGCGGCTCGTGCGCGACGCCGCCAAGGCCGCCGGCCGCGAGGCGCCGCCGCTCGGCCGCCTCGGCATTCTCCCGACCTGA
- a CDS encoding thioredoxin family protein — MQQHQIVSREQWVAARKAHLAHEKAFSQARERLAEERRALPWVKVDKNYVFDGPDGKVTLGELFKGRPQLVVQHVMFAPDWEAACKSCSFWADGFERMVPHLAARDTTMVAISLAPSEKLEAFKKRMGWTFDWVSSGGNDFNYDYEVSFTREQIEKGVPKYNFGTTPFYGPELPGISVFYRNEAGEIFHTYSCFARGLDMMNAAYQYLDLTPLGRHEEGLPYPMDWVRLRDQYEPQAKGACCHG, encoded by the coding sequence ATGCAGCAACATCAGATCGTCTCGCGCGAGCAGTGGGTCGCGGCCCGCAAGGCCCATCTGGCGCACGAGAAGGCGTTTTCGCAGGCCCGCGAGCGCCTCGCCGAGGAGCGCCGCGCATTACCCTGGGTGAAGGTCGACAAGAATTATGTGTTCGACGGACCTGACGGCAAGGTGACGCTCGGCGAGCTCTTCAAAGGCCGTCCGCAGCTCGTGGTCCAGCACGTGATGTTCGCGCCGGATTGGGAGGCAGCATGCAAGAGCTGCTCGTTCTGGGCGGATGGCTTCGAGCGCATGGTGCCGCACCTGGCGGCGCGCGACACCACCATGGTCGCAATCTCGCTGGCACCTAGTGAAAAGCTCGAGGCGTTCAAGAAGCGGATGGGCTGGACGTTCGACTGGGTGTCCTCGGGCGGCAACGACTTCAACTATGATTACGAGGTCTCGTTCACGCGGGAGCAGATCGAGAAGGGCGTACCGAAATACAATTTCGGCACCACGCCGTTCTATGGCCCGGAGCTGCCCGGCATCAGCGTGTTCTACCGCAACGAGGCCGGCGAGATCTTTCACACCTATTCCTGCTTCGCCCGCGGCCTCGACATGATGAATGCGGCTTACCAATATCTCGACCTCACGCCACTCGGCCGTCACGAGGAGGGACTGCCCTATCCGATGGACTGGGTCCGCCTGCGCGATCAATACGAGCCTCAGGCGAAAGGCGCGTGCTGCCACGGGTGA
- a CDS encoding AMP-binding protein, protein MAIQQTAAGVVGPFDGLDVPWLLKMRAEVRRDHPFLIWAPFDAPARRWSYGEFHDRVGALAAGLVRRGVKPGEYVLIHLDNCIEALLAWFASVECGAIAVTTNTRSAPAEMEYFADHCGAVAAITQPAYAEMVAQNCRNIRWMAVTAHDAGAAPAQAPSRGDSFDSLFADSADRPGRATNPLAPCSVQYTSGTTSRPKAVLWTHANALWGAKINAAHEDLHASDVHQTYLPLFHTNALAYSMLATLWVGATCVIQPRFSASRFWSVAREHGSTWTSTIPFCMKALLEQEIPRDHKFRLWGSAVNEPPPFAAFGVKIIGWWGMTETITHGIIGEVDQPNIPLSIGRAAGEYQIRITDDDGRPTEVGDTGNLAIRGIPGLSLFAEYLHNEKATRESFDEHGFFLTGDRVERLENGFIKFGDRAKDMLKVGGENVAASEIEQVIALVSGVREAAVVAKKHPMLDEVPVVFIIPQGGVAGAMPDLHDRVMAACRKGLADFKVPREIRLVDDMPRSTLEKVAKAELRKLVE, encoded by the coding sequence ATGGCCATTCAACAGACCGCTGCCGGGGTCGTGGGCCCGTTCGACGGGCTCGATGTGCCGTGGCTGCTCAAGATGCGTGCCGAGGTGCGGCGTGATCATCCGTTCCTGATCTGGGCCCCGTTCGACGCGCCGGCGCGGCGCTGGAGCTATGGCGAGTTTCACGATCGGGTCGGCGCGCTGGCGGCGGGGCTCGTCAGGCGCGGCGTGAAGCCGGGCGAATATGTGCTCATTCACCTCGATAATTGCATCGAGGCGCTGCTGGCCTGGTTTGCCAGCGTCGAGTGCGGGGCGATCGCGGTCACCACCAACACCCGCTCGGCGCCGGCGGAAATGGAGTATTTCGCCGATCATTGCGGCGCGGTCGCCGCGATCACGCAGCCGGCCTATGCGGAAATGGTCGCGCAGAACTGCCGCAACATCCGCTGGATGGCGGTGACCGCGCACGATGCCGGCGCCGCACCCGCGCAAGCCCCTTCCCGCGGCGACAGTTTCGACTCGCTGTTCGCCGACAGCGCCGACCGCCCCGGGCGCGCGACCAATCCGCTGGCGCCGTGCAGCGTGCAGTACACATCGGGCACGACCTCGCGCCCCAAGGCGGTGCTCTGGACCCACGCCAATGCGCTGTGGGGCGCCAAGATCAATGCTGCGCATGAAGACCTGCACGCCAGCGACGTGCACCAGACCTATCTGCCGCTATTCCACACCAATGCGCTGGCCTATTCGATGCTGGCCACGCTCTGGGTCGGGGCGACTTGCGTGATCCAGCCGCGCTTCTCCGCCAGCCGGTTCTGGAGCGTCGCGCGCGAGCACGGCTCGACCTGGACCTCGACAATTCCGTTCTGCATGAAGGCGCTGCTCGAGCAGGAGATCCCGCGCGATCACAAATTCCGTCTGTGGGGCTCGGCGGTGAACGAGCCGCCGCCCTTCGCCGCCTTTGGCGTCAAGATCATCGGCTGGTGGGGCATGACCGAGACCATCACCCACGGCATCATCGGCGAGGTCGACCAGCCCAACATCCCGTTGTCGATCGGCCGCGCCGCAGGCGAATATCAGATCCGCATCACCGACGATGACGGCCGGCCGACCGAAGTCGGCGACACCGGCAATCTCGCCATCAGGGGCATCCCCGGCCTGTCATTGTTTGCCGAATATCTGCACAACGAAAAAGCGACGCGCGAGAGCTTTGACGAGCACGGCTTCTTCCTCACCGGCGATCGCGTCGAGCGCCTGGAGAACGGCTTCATCAAGTTCGGCGACCGCGCCAAGGACATGCTGAAGGTCGGCGGCGAGAACGTCGCGGCGTCCGAGATCGAGCAGGTGATCGCCCTCGTGTCAGGCGTGCGCGAGGCTGCGGTGGTGGCCAAGAAGCATCCGATGCTGGACGAGGTGCCCGTCGTCTTCATCATCCCGCAGGGCGGCGTCGCGGGTGCGATGCCCGACCTGCACGACCGCGTGATGGCGGCCTGCCGCAAAGGCCTCGCCGACTTCAAGGTGCCGCGCGAGATCAGGCTGGTCGACGACATGCCGCGCTCCACCCTTGAGAAGGTGGCGAAGGCGGAGCTGCGGAAGCTGGTGGAGTAA
- a CDS encoding SRPBCC domain-containing protein, translating into MQWFGPPNMKPATLNAELDVRSGGRYRISFTRDDGEYFEAGGIYREVVPNERLVFTWAWHSTPERESLVTITLKPDSAGTLMVFHHAQFFDETARDNHQRGWSSFFDKLDAFVA; encoded by the coding sequence GTGCAATGGTTCGGCCCGCCGAACATGAAGCCGGCGACGTTGAACGCCGAGCTCGACGTTCGCTCCGGCGGCCGTTACCGCATCTCGTTCACCCGAGACGATGGCGAATATTTCGAGGCCGGTGGCATCTACCGCGAGGTGGTACCGAACGAGCGGCTGGTCTTCACCTGGGCCTGGCATTCAACGCCCGAGCGCGAGTCGCTGGTGACGATTACGCTGAAGCCCGACAGCGCCGGCACGCTGATGGTCTTTCATCATGCCCAGTTCTTCGACGAGACCGCGCGCGACAACCACCAACGTGGCTGGAGCTCGTTCTTCGACAAGCTCGACGCCTTCGTCGCCTGA
- a CDS encoding GNAT family N-acetyltransferase translates to MSPPFPNTVVAPDGPNGTVCIRTANASDVEGLSIYFTGLSTTTRNKRFMGARADSSVVAAECLAKTGHPDHFTLLAELRREGESRIIGETRYAYDAAARHGDFAISVTDVFQRKGIGLQMVTAMERHASNLGHEMIAAETARTNAEMRGLARKAGFEDTGLGDWQSVQFAKRLSR, encoded by the coding sequence ATGTCACCGCCATTTCCGAACACCGTTGTTGCGCCGGACGGGCCGAACGGCACGGTCTGCATCAGGACCGCCAATGCGTCCGATGTAGAGGGCCTCTCGATCTATTTCACGGGCCTTTCCACGACAACGCGCAACAAGCGCTTCATGGGCGCGCGGGCGGACTCGTCCGTGGTTGCGGCCGAGTGCCTGGCCAAGACGGGCCATCCCGATCACTTCACCTTGCTCGCCGAACTCAGGCGGGAGGGCGAGAGCAGGATCATCGGCGAAACGCGCTACGCCTATGATGCCGCCGCGCGCCACGGCGATTTCGCCATCTCCGTGACCGATGTGTTTCAGCGCAAGGGCATCGGCCTGCAAATGGTGACGGCGATGGAGCGGCATGCAAGCAACCTCGGTCACGAGATGATTGCGGCCGAAACGGCGCGGACAAACGCCGAAATGCGCGGTCTTGCCCGGAAGGCCGGCTTTGAAGATACGGGCCTTGGGGACTGGCAATCGGTTCAATTCGCAAAACGCCTGTCGCGATAG
- a CDS encoding VOC family protein — translation MPVKVQALDHLVINVADVAVTTEWYRKILGMEVKVFDPGGGKAPRTSLQFGQQKINVRPRNADKVEWFTADHQTAGSEDLCFLTASTPDEVVAHLKAHGVAIEDGPSRRQGARGTLRSVYCRDPDGSLIEISSYED, via the coding sequence ATGCCGGTCAAGGTTCAGGCCCTCGATCACCTCGTGATCAACGTCGCAGACGTCGCCGTCACCACCGAGTGGTATCGCAAGATCCTCGGCATGGAAGTCAAAGTGTTCGACCCCGGCGGCGGCAAAGCGCCGCGGACCTCGCTTCAGTTTGGTCAACAGAAGATCAACGTGCGGCCGCGCAACGCCGACAAGGTGGAGTGGTTCACCGCCGATCATCAGACCGCCGGCAGCGAGGATTTGTGTTTCCTCACCGCCTCGACGCCCGACGAGGTCGTGGCGCATTTGAAGGCGCATGGCGTCGCCATCGAGGACGGCCCGTCTCGCAGGCAGGGCGCGCGCGGCACGCTGCGTTCGGTCTATTGCAGGGATCCGGATGGCAGCCTGATCGAGATCTCCTCGTACGAGGATTAG
- a CDS encoding Crp/Fnr family transcriptional regulator gives MRAVLDYCTGGTKRQVAAGTLVVTEGGTSGHLYVLMQGKLEVLKGDMVVATVTEPGAVLGEMSVLLGQAHTATVRACSDAVIYEFEDAASFLKQEPEVALLIAKLLAQRLNVANTYLADLKRQYAGHGTHLAMVGEVLQSMINLQPLEVSPGSDRQSDPRM, from the coding sequence ATGCGCGCGGTTCTGGACTATTGCACCGGTGGAACGAAGCGACAGGTTGCGGCCGGGACGCTGGTCGTCACCGAGGGCGGCACCAGCGGACATCTCTACGTGCTGATGCAGGGCAAGCTCGAGGTGCTCAAGGGCGACATGGTGGTGGCGACCGTCACCGAGCCTGGCGCGGTGCTGGGAGAAATGTCGGTGCTGCTGGGCCAGGCGCACACCGCAACGGTGCGGGCCTGTTCGGATGCTGTGATCTACGAATTCGAGGATGCCGCTTCGTTCCTCAAGCAGGAGCCGGAGGTCGCGCTCCTGATCGCAAAACTGCTGGCACAGCGGCTCAATGTCGCCAACACCTATCTCGCCGACCTCAAGCGGCAATATGCCGGCCACGGCACGCATCTCGCCATGGTCGGCGAGGTGCTCCAGAGCATGATCAACCTGCAGCCGCTCGAGGTCTCGCCAGGCTCCGATCGGCAATCCGATCCAAGGATGTGA
- a CDS encoding metallophosphoesterase, producing the protein MRCLVVADLHYSLPQFDWLVSAAPQFDLLIFAGDALDIGSMVDFRAQIVVMKKYLALIAAQTRVILCSGNHDLDERNAEGEKISRWISELRELGIACDGDNLAIGDTLFTVCPWWDGPLVKQRLADQLRDASVNRPQRWIWAHHAPPANSPTSWGGKRFFGDVELVQWITQYQPSMVISGHVHQSPFIRDGSWFDRIGQTWVFNAGLQPGRPPTHIVLDLEENKAFWLAAGEAQWIDLGAPPKRPASYIEEAPDWLTSLDRIADRSLARPRAAAG; encoded by the coding sequence ATGCGCTGTCTGGTCGTAGCCGACCTTCACTACTCACTGCCGCAGTTCGACTGGCTGGTCAGCGCGGCACCGCAGTTCGACCTTCTGATCTTCGCCGGCGATGCGCTCGACATCGGCTCGATGGTGGATTTTCGCGCGCAGATCGTGGTGATGAAGAAGTACCTCGCGCTGATCGCTGCGCAGACCCGCGTGATCCTCTGCTCCGGCAATCATGACCTCGACGAGCGCAATGCGGAGGGCGAGAAGATCTCACGCTGGATCTCGGAGCTGCGCGAGCTCGGCATCGCCTGCGACGGCGACAATCTGGCCATCGGCGACACGCTGTTCACGGTGTGCCCATGGTGGGACGGGCCCCTGGTCAAGCAGCGCCTCGCCGACCAGCTTCGTGATGCATCTGTCAATCGCCCGCAGCGCTGGATCTGGGCGCACCACGCGCCGCCGGCAAATTCGCCAACGAGCTGGGGCGGCAAGCGCTTCTTCGGCGATGTCGAGCTGGTGCAGTGGATCACGCAGTACCAGCCCTCCATGGTGATCTCGGGCCATGTTCATCAATCGCCCTTCATCAGGGACGGCTCGTGGTTCGACCGGATCGGCCAGACCTGGGTGTTTAACGCCGGCCTGCAACCCGGACGACCGCCTACGCATATCGTTCTGGATCTGGAAGAGAACAAGGCGTTCTGGCTTGCGGCCGGCGAGGCGCAGTGGATCGATCTCGGCGCGCCGCCGAAGCGGCCAGCGTCCTACATCGAAGAGGCGCCGGACTGGCTCACATCCTTGGATCGGATTGCCGATCGGAGCCTGGCGAGACCTCGAGCGGCTGCAGGTTGA
- a CDS encoding S1C family serine protease: MWLRSLVAAVLLQVCVIGTAHAKGPFGTVNVGNWVGGAFSNDETGAFSHCAATAPYANGVILVVSQNAAGTWSLAFASPSYHFNKGENAAIDVTFDGQEQARLYATAYRPDMLTAVMPLNVVRTFQRASLMVATAGRAALNFDLTSTGPVIAALANCVTHVKAQGLDKAGDFTKGAAKPAATADKQGAPPASKPGKGTKGGFGTGFVVSASGHIVTNNHVIEGCSELKGNLTGEAAMVLRVVSADPNNDLALLQPSTTAAFKDFARIRDRSFHSGDSVVVIGFPYHGLLTSDFSVTTGIVSSLSGMRNDTRFLQISAPVQPGNSGGPLFDTSGQIVGVVTAKLPGLRIAALTGDIPENINFAIKTGALRDFLDNSVVPYQTAEPKGELKTPEIAGNARAYTMLISCKGTEEADAKK; this comes from the coding sequence ATGTGGTTGAGGTCGCTCGTCGCTGCAGTTCTGCTGCAGGTGTGTGTTATCGGGACAGCGCATGCGAAAGGACCATTTGGCACCGTCAATGTCGGCAACTGGGTCGGCGGCGCCTTCAGCAACGACGAGACGGGCGCCTTCTCGCATTGCGCGGCGACGGCGCCTTATGCGAACGGCGTCATCCTCGTCGTGAGCCAAAATGCCGCCGGCACATGGTCGCTCGCCTTCGCGAGTCCCAGCTATCACTTCAACAAGGGCGAGAACGCCGCGATCGACGTGACCTTTGACGGGCAGGAGCAGGCCAGGCTGTACGCCACGGCGTACCGACCCGACATGCTCACGGCCGTCATGCCGCTCAATGTCGTGCGTACGTTTCAAAGGGCGAGCCTGATGGTCGCGACGGCCGGCCGCGCCGCCCTGAATTTCGACCTGACATCGACGGGGCCCGTGATCGCGGCCTTGGCCAATTGCGTGACCCACGTGAAGGCCCAGGGGCTCGACAAGGCCGGCGATTTCACCAAGGGTGCCGCGAAGCCGGCGGCCACGGCGGACAAGCAAGGCGCGCCGCCGGCGAGTAAACCGGGCAAAGGTACCAAGGGTGGCTTCGGCACCGGCTTTGTCGTCAGCGCCAGCGGGCACATCGTCACCAACAACCACGTGATCGAGGGTTGCAGCGAACTCAAGGGCAATCTCACCGGCGAAGCCGCTATGGTCTTGCGCGTCGTCTCTGCTGACCCGAACAACGATCTGGCTTTGTTGCAGCCGTCGACCACGGCGGCATTCAAGGACTTTGCCCGGATTCGCGACCGCTCCTTCCACTCCGGTGATTCCGTCGTCGTCATCGGTTTTCCCTATCACGGCTTGCTGACGTCGGACTTCAGCGTGACGACCGGGATCGTGAGCTCGCTCAGCGGCATGCGCAACGACACGCGCTTCCTGCAAATCAGCGCACCGGTGCAGCCCGGCAACAGCGGCGGCCCGCTGTTCGACACCAGCGGGCAGATCGTGGGTGTCGTCACGGCAAAGCTCCCCGGATTGCGCATTGCCGCGCTGACCGGCGACATCCCCGAGAACATCAACTTCGCCATCAAGACCGGCGCGCTGCGCGATTTCCTCGATAATTCGGTGGTGCCGTACCAGACGGCCGAGCCCAAGGGCGAGCTCAAGACCCCTGAGATTGCCGGCAATGCGCGGGCTTATACGATGCTGATCTCGTGCAAGGGCACAGAAGAGGCCGACGCGAAGAAGTAG
- a CDS encoding HD-GYP domain-containing protein, which yields MNAPAKSATKRRLLLASDRSDASTELASILKAVGDVSTVTTEGIPEQPSRDLSGLVVDINLRSPESVQRVRNKLRGEAYRSMPRLFVLADALHHGTMQAWALGATDTISRPLQAEAILQRIRAAFPDTAVYDATDRGKTLNRGVEAAHAVLKKMFEKLPLGVPLTFDDVIAAENKILKAIKHSSLREWLTTVGCHHVGSYRHCLFVTGFAVSFAQHLGMREDDQRRLTRAALLHDVGKAFVPSHLLDKPGKLTDEEMAEVREHPRRGYDALAAQGGFPPEMLDVVLHHHEFLDGTGYPNGLSSNQISDIVRLTTIVDIYAALVEKRAYRMPFTHARAFTMMEGMGGKLDQQLLQAFRPVALGSF from the coding sequence ATGAACGCGCCAGCCAAATCCGCCACCAAACGCCGGCTTCTGCTTGCCTCCGACCGGAGCGACGCGAGCACCGAGCTCGCCAGCATCCTGAAGGCGGTCGGCGACGTCTCGACGGTGACGACGGAAGGAATCCCCGAGCAGCCGTCGCGGGATCTCTCCGGCCTCGTGGTCGACATCAACCTGCGCTCGCCCGAAAGCGTGCAGCGGGTGCGCAACAAGCTGCGCGGCGAGGCCTACCGCTCGATGCCGCGCCTGTTCGTGCTGGCGGACGCACTTCACCACGGCACCATGCAGGCCTGGGCGCTGGGCGCCACCGACACCATCTCGCGGCCGCTGCAGGCCGAGGCGATCCTGCAGCGCATCCGCGCCGCGTTCCCGGACACCGCCGTCTATGACGCAACCGATCGCGGCAAGACGCTCAACCGCGGCGTCGAGGCGGCGCATGCGGTGCTGAAGAAGATGTTCGAGAAGCTGCCGCTCGGCGTGCCCTTGACCTTCGACGACGTCATCGCCGCCGAGAACAAGATCCTGAAGGCGATCAAGCACTCCTCGCTGCGCGAATGGCTCACCACGGTCGGCTGTCATCATGTCGGCAGCTACCGCCACTGCCTGTTCGTCACCGGCTTTGCGGTCTCTTTCGCGCAGCATCTCGGCATGCGCGAGGACGACCAGCGCCGCCTGACCCGCGCCGCGCTGCTGCACGATGTCGGCAAGGCCTTCGTTCCCTCCCACCTGCTCGACAAGCCCGGTAAGCTCACCGACGAGGAGATGGCCGAGGTCCGCGAGCATCCGCGCCGCGGCTATGATGCGCTTGCAGCCCAGGGCGGCTTCCCGCCGGAGATGCTCGACGTCGTCCTGCATCACCACGAATTCCTCGACGGCACCGGCTATCCGAATGGCCTGTCGTCGAACCAGATCAGCGACATCGTGCGGCTGACGACGATCGTCGACATCTACGCGGCCCTGGTCGAGAAGCGCGCCTACCGCATGCCCTTCACCCACGCGCGTGCGTTCACGATGATGGAAGGCATGGGCGGCAAGCTTGATCAGCAGCTGCTGCAGGCATTCCGCCCGGTGGCGCTGGGATCGTTCTGA
- a CDS encoding di-trans,poly-cis-decaprenylcistransferase, whose translation MQSDVTSRNEKLHVGIIMDGNGRWATRRGLSRVRGHEAGVEAIRRIVEAAPKHGIGTLTLYAFSTDNWRRPKAEVAALMTLLRFYLANEVQSLVKNGVRLNVIGRRDRLPDGIASAIARAEEATAHGNTLHLRIAVDYSARDAILNAAAKAAALTSLTREAFSQLVTGEAGLRDVDLIIRTSGEKRLSDFLLWEGAYAELHFTERMWPEFDAGDLTAALASFHDRERRFGGLQAIMPEEVPALSRV comes from the coding sequence ATGCAAAGTGATGTCACGTCCCGCAATGAGAAACTTCATGTCGGCATCATCATGGACGGTAACGGACGGTGGGCGACGCGGCGCGGCCTGTCGCGCGTGCGCGGTCACGAGGCCGGCGTCGAGGCCATCCGCCGCATCGTCGAGGCCGCGCCCAAGCACGGCATCGGCACGCTGACGCTCTATGCGTTCTCGACCGACAATTGGCGCCGGCCCAAGGCCGAGGTCGCGGCGCTGATGACGCTCCTGCGCTTCTATCTCGCCAATGAAGTGCAGAGCCTGGTGAAAAACGGCGTGCGGCTCAACGTGATCGGCCGTCGCGACCGCCTGCCCGACGGCATCGCCAGCGCCATCGCACGCGCGGAGGAGGCCACCGCGCACGGCAACACGCTGCATCTGCGCATTGCCGTCGACTATTCCGCGCGCGACGCCATCCTGAATGCCGCCGCGAAGGCCGCGGCGCTGACCAGCCTGACCCGCGAGGCCTTCTCGCAGCTCGTCACCGGCGAGGCAGGCTTGCGCGATGTCGATCTGATCATCCGCACGTCAGGCGAAAAGCGGCTGTCCGACTTCCTGCTCTGGGAAGGCGCCTATGCCGAGCTGCATTTCACCGAGCGGATGTGGCCCGAATTCGACGCGGGCGATCTCACTGCGGCGCTCGCCTCCTTCCACGACCGCGAGCGCCGCTTCGGCGGCCTTCAGGCCATCATGCCGGAGGAGGTGCCGGCGCTGTCGCGCGTGTGA
- a CDS encoding helix-turn-helix transcriptional regulator: protein MVKYKDETLDRTFAALSDPTRRALLARLGEKDGLSVSELAAPFSISLPAIMKHLDVLTDAGLIVREKTGRTVACRLTAQPMEQAMNWLNRYAQFWSERFDRLAAFVEDKPWPTQSPTPIAAAPDPQATVQALPSRAGSGRGRKKSSPPGRKLRS, encoded by the coding sequence ATGGTTAAGTATAAAGATGAGACGCTGGACCGGACTTTTGCGGCGCTGTCGGACCCGACGCGACGCGCCCTGCTGGCGCGCCTCGGCGAAAAGGACGGCCTGTCGGTGAGCGAGCTCGCCGCGCCGTTCTCGATCTCGCTGCCGGCGATCATGAAGCATCTCGACGTGCTCACGGACGCAGGCCTGATCGTGCGCGAGAAGACCGGGCGCACGGTCGCTTGCCGGCTCACCGCGCAGCCGATGGAGCAGGCCATGAACTGGCTCAATCGCTACGCGCAGTTCTGGTCCGAGCGTTTCGATCGCCTTGCCGCCTTTGTGGAGGACAAACCATGGCCAACGCAGTCGCCAACGCCGATCGCCGCAGCGCCGGACCCGCAAGCGACGGTCCAAGCCTTACCCTCACGCGCCGGCTCCGGGCGCGGCCGGAAAAAGTCTTCGCCGCCTGGACGCAAGCTGCGCAGCTAG
- a CDS encoding tripartite tricarboxylate transporter substrate binding protein, whose protein sequence is MITRRSALGLLAATPLAASPLSKALAADYPSRPVKFVVGYPPGGATDILARLIGQRLSERLGQQFVIENKPGAGNNIGTESVVNAEPDGYTVLLINPANYINTTLYTNLKFNFVRDIAPIAAFQRVPNVMTVNKDVPAKTVAEFIDYVKANPGKVNMASSGNGTSVHLSGEMFMAMTGCKMQHVPYRGAAPAITDMLGGQVQVIFDNMPSIIQHIRSGSLRALGVTTAQRSPQLPDVPTIGETVKDYEASALFGIGAPKNMPKDLIAKLNNEINTLMKEPDMTKRLVELGGDPLIETPEAFGKEIEAETAKWKKVVEFAGLKVE, encoded by the coding sequence ATGATCACCCGCCGTTCCGCACTCGGTCTGCTCGCCGCCACCCCGCTTGCAGCCAGCCCGCTGTCGAAGGCTCTTGCGGCGGATTATCCGTCCCGGCCGGTGAAGTTCGTGGTCGGCTATCCGCCGGGCGGCGCCACCGACATTCTGGCGCGCCTGATCGGCCAGCGCCTGTCGGAGCGGCTCGGCCAGCAATTCGTGATCGAGAACAAGCCGGGCGCCGGCAACAATATCGGCACAGAATCCGTCGTGAACGCCGAACCGGACGGGTACACCGTGCTGCTGATCAATCCGGCGAACTACATCAACACCACGCTCTACACCAACCTCAAGTTCAACTTCGTCCGCGACATCGCGCCGATCGCCGCGTTCCAGCGCGTGCCGAACGTGATGACCGTCAACAAGGACGTGCCGGCAAAGACCGTCGCCGAATTCATCGACTATGTGAAGGCCAATCCCGGCAAGGTGAACATGGCGTCCTCCGGCAACGGCACCTCGGTGCATCTGTCCGGCGAGATGTTCATGGCGATGACGGGCTGCAAGATGCAGCACGTCCCCTATCGCGGCGCGGCGCCCGCGATCACCGACATGCTCGGCGGCCAGGTGCAGGTGATCTTCGACAACATGCCTTCGATCATCCAGCACATCCGCTCCGGCTCGCTTCGCGCGCTCGGCGTCACCACCGCCCAGCGCTCGCCGCAACTGCCCGACGTGCCCACCATCGGCGAGACCGTGAAGGATTACGAGGCGAGCGCGCTGTTCGGCATCGGCGCGCCGAAGAACATGCCCAAGGACCTGATCGCCAAGCTCAACAACGAGATCAACACGCTGATGAAGGAGCCCGATATGACCAAGCGCCTGGTCGAGCTCGGCGGCGATCCGCTGATCGAGACGCCGGAAGCATTCGGCAAGGAGATCGAGGCCGAGACCGCCAAGTGGAAGAAGGTCGTCGAGTTCGCCGGCCTCAAGGTCGAGTAG
- a CDS encoding DUF3551 domain-containing protein, protein MRKTQLALLTLGATVLAGFITITPAAARNYPWCAQGGEFDYPGECAYSTYEQCQASVSGRLLYCGPNPLVAYGQAPQPLPQPRPHRRVRPVAPY, encoded by the coding sequence ATGCGCAAGACGCAATTGGCGTTGCTGACGCTGGGCGCGACGGTCCTTGCCGGTTTCATCACCATCACGCCCGCAGCCGCCCGCAATTATCCCTGGTGCGCCCAGGGCGGCGAGTTCGACTATCCCGGCGAATGTGCCTACAGCACCTATGAGCAATGCCAGGCCAGCGTCTCCGGCCGGCTGCTGTACTGTGGACCCAATCCGCTGGTCGCCTATGGCCAGGCGCCGCAGCCGCTTCCACAACCCCGGCCACATCGTCGCGTGCGCCCAGTCGCGCCGTATTGA